One window of Novosphingobium sp. P6W genomic DNA carries:
- a CDS encoding aldose 1-epimerase family protein: protein MEFVTISSGDLTARINPLGAELWSLTDRHGREHMTDADPAFWTGHAPLLFPIVGALNGDRYRIDGQEYELPKHGFARRSMFEIIEAGAAHVHFRLTDSEATHRVYPFAFVLDMTFRLGGNALHMQATVTNPGEEALPFSFGFHPAFAWPLPGGAAKADHMIAFEQDEPQPIRRIEAETGLVLPEPVATPVEGRLLHPEAPQFEADALIWDHLASRSLTFGAAGAAQLAVAFPDTPMLGIWQKPGAAYLCIEPWHGIADPLGFAGDFREKPGVISLRAGEARSFRMDVAVLSAD from the coding sequence ATGGAATTCGTGACCATCTCTTCCGGCGATCTCACCGCCCGGATCAATCCGCTCGGGGCCGAACTGTGGTCGCTCACCGACCGTCACGGCCGCGAGCACATGACCGATGCCGATCCGGCATTCTGGACCGGCCACGCGCCGCTGCTGTTCCCGATCGTCGGCGCCCTGAACGGCGACCGCTATCGTATCGACGGGCAGGAATACGAATTGCCCAAACACGGCTTCGCCCGCCGTTCGATGTTCGAGATCATCGAAGCCGGCGCGGCCCACGTGCATTTTCGCCTTACTGACAGCGAGGCGACGCACCGCGTCTATCCCTTCGCCTTCGTGCTCGACATGACCTTCCGCCTTGGCGGCAATGCTCTGCACATGCAGGCCACCGTCACCAATCCCGGCGAGGAGGCGCTGCCCTTCAGCTTCGGCTTCCACCCCGCCTTCGCCTGGCCCCTGCCCGGCGGCGCGGCCAAGGCCGATCACATGATCGCCTTCGAACAGGACGAGCCCCAGCCCATCCGCCGCATCGAGGCGGAAACCGGCCTCGTCCTGCCTGAGCCTGTCGCGACCCCTGTCGAAGGCCGCCTCCTGCATCCCGAAGCCCCGCAGTTCGAGGCGGATGCCCTGATCTGGGACCATCTCGCCAGCCGCTCGCTGACCTTCGGTGCGGCCGGCGCGGCGCAACTCGCCGTCGCCTTTCCCGACACACCGATGCTGGGCATCTGGCAGAAACCCGGCGCGGCTTACTTGTGCATCGAGCCATGGCACGGCATCGCCGACCCGCTCGGCTTCGCCGGCGACTTCCGCGAAAAACCGGGCGTGATCTCACTGCGAGCGGGCGAGGCACGCAGCTTTCGCATGGACGTGGCCGTTCTCTCGGCCGATTGA
- a CDS encoding SDR family NAD(P)-dependent oxidoreductase yields MKTAFITGATSGIGEACTRAFIGAGWRVVGTGRRAARLQALTDEFGAERFHACAYDVRDEAARDAALGVLPEAFAAIDCLVNNAGLALGGTKAQESDVANWKIMIDTNVVALASLTHKLLPGLIERKGAIVMLSSVAATYPYTGGNVYGGTKAFVRQFALGLRSDLSGTGVRVTSIEPGMVETEFTVVRNGGDQQASDTLYSGVNPLTGGDIAETVLWVATLPAHVNINTLEVMPVNQSFAGFQVAREG; encoded by the coding sequence ATGAAGACCGCATTCATCACCGGCGCCACCTCCGGGATCGGCGAAGCCTGCACCCGCGCTTTCATCGGCGCCGGCTGGCGCGTGGTCGGCACCGGACGCCGCGCGGCGCGTCTTCAGGCACTGACCGATGAATTCGGCGCGGAACGCTTCCACGCCTGCGCATACGACGTGCGCGACGAAGCCGCCCGCGATGCCGCGCTCGGCGTCCTGCCCGAAGCCTTCGCCGCGATCGATTGCCTGGTGAACAACGCCGGCCTCGCACTGGGCGGGACCAAGGCGCAGGAATCGGACGTCGCCAACTGGAAGATCATGATCGACACCAACGTGGTCGCGCTTGCCTCGCTCACGCACAAGCTGCTGCCGGGCCTGATCGAACGCAAGGGTGCGATCGTGATGCTCTCCTCCGTTGCGGCCACCTACCCCTACACCGGCGGCAACGTCTACGGCGGCACCAAGGCCTTCGTGCGCCAGTTTGCGCTGGGCCTGCGCTCGGACCTGTCGGGAACGGGCGTGCGCGTCACCTCGATCGAGCCGGGCATGGTCGAGACCGAATTCACCGTCGTGCGCAACGGCGGCGATCAGCAGGCTTCGGACACACTGTATTCGGGCGTCAACCCGCTGACCGGCGGTGACATTGCCGAAACCGTGCTGTGGGTCGCCACGCTGCCGGCGCACGTCAATATCAACACGCTTGAAGTGATGCCGGTGAACCAGTCGTTTGCAGGGTTTCAGGTGGCTAGGGAAGGCTAA
- the pgmG gene encoding phosphoglucomutase/phosphomannomutase PgmG: MSHRFDPSVLREYDIRGVVGQTLGAADAYAIGRSFATVLRRSGGHRLVVGRDGRLSSPMLEQALVEGLMAGGVDTVRIGLAATPMLYFAEVSAEDVQGGIQVTGSHNPADHNGFKMVLGGRPFFGADIQRLGVMAAAGDWTGAGQDEHAGRSELQEFLPLYVDRLIKGLSGLDADYLAALRIGWDAGNGAAGPALELLTSRLPGEHHLLFSEVDGRFPNHHPDPTIEANLADLRALVAAKNLDFGVAFDGDADRIGVIDAKGRVIDADQLLMIYARDVLARHPGATVIADVKASGAVYDTVRALGGIAEMAPSGHSHIKSRMKETGALLGGETSGHFFLGDDYHGFDDGLYAAVRLIAASARLGAPLTRLRDAMPAMCNTPEIRFAVPEARKFAVIEEVNSRLIEAGAEVNVLDGVRVTLSDGWWLLRASNTQAALTARAESGTAQGLARLVAEIDRQLALSGVSRADV; this comes from the coding sequence GTGAGCCACCGCTTCGATCCGTCGGTGCTGCGCGAATACGACATTCGCGGCGTCGTCGGGCAGACGCTGGGGGCGGCGGACGCCTATGCCATCGGCCGCAGTTTCGCCACCGTGCTGCGCCGATCCGGCGGGCACCGGCTGGTAGTGGGCCGAGACGGCCGGCTTAGTTCTCCCATGCTGGAGCAAGCACTGGTCGAGGGGCTGATGGCAGGCGGCGTGGATACGGTGCGCATCGGCCTTGCCGCCACGCCGATGCTGTACTTTGCCGAAGTGTCAGCCGAAGATGTGCAGGGCGGCATTCAGGTAACTGGCAGCCACAATCCCGCCGATCACAACGGCTTCAAGATGGTACTTGGAGGCCGGCCGTTCTTCGGTGCGGACATCCAGCGTCTTGGCGTCATGGCGGCGGCGGGAGACTGGACCGGTGCGGGGCAGGACGAACACGCCGGGCGCAGCGAACTGCAGGAATTCCTCCCACTCTACGTCGACCGGCTGATCAAGGGGCTTTCCGGTCTGGATGCAGATTACCTCGCCGCCCTGCGCATCGGCTGGGACGCCGGCAACGGTGCTGCCGGACCCGCGCTGGAACTGCTGACTTCGCGGCTGCCGGGCGAACACCATCTGCTTTTCTCCGAAGTGGATGGGCGGTTTCCCAATCACCACCCCGATCCCACAATCGAAGCGAACCTCGCAGACCTGCGCGCGCTCGTCGCGGCGAAGAACCTCGATTTCGGAGTGGCTTTCGATGGCGACGCCGATCGCATCGGGGTCATCGATGCAAAGGGCCGCGTGATCGACGCCGACCAACTCCTCATGATCTACGCCCGCGATGTGCTGGCCCGCCATCCCGGAGCCACGGTGATCGCGGATGTGAAGGCATCGGGCGCCGTTTACGACACCGTGCGCGCACTGGGCGGGATCGCCGAAATGGCGCCTTCAGGGCATTCCCATATAAAGTCCAGAATGAAGGAAACGGGTGCTCTGCTCGGCGGCGAGACGAGCGGTCATTTCTTCCTTGGCGACGATTACCATGGTTTCGACGATGGCCTCTATGCCGCCGTGCGCCTGATCGCCGCCAGCGCGAGACTCGGCGCGCCGCTGACCCGGCTGCGCGATGCGATGCCGGCGATGTGCAACACCCCCGAGATACGCTTCGCCGTCCCGGAAGCACGCAAGTTCGCGGTGATCGAGGAGGTAAACTCCCGGCTCATCGAAGCCGGTGCCGAGGTCAACGTCCTCGACGGGGTAAGGGTGACCTTATCGGATGGCTGGTGGCTGCTGCGGGCCTCCAACACCCAGGCCGCGCTGACTGCCCGCGCGGAAAGCGGCACGGCGCAGGGACTGGCGCGGCTGGTGGCCGAGATCGACCGGCAGCTGGCGCTATCCGGGGTGTCGCGGGCAGACGTCTGA
- a CDS encoding J domain-containing protein: protein MIKLIWLIALGCIVWRMMKGRWPWQGKIAGKAAPSFEAAQARALLGVDTNADRREIVEAHRRRITAVHPDRGGSNEQVHEANAARDVLLAQLPIDG, encoded by the coding sequence ATGATAAAGCTGATCTGGCTCATCGCGCTGGGCTGTATCGTCTGGCGCATGATGAAAGGCCGCTGGCCCTGGCAGGGCAAGATCGCCGGCAAGGCGGCGCCTTCGTTCGAGGCCGCACAGGCGCGCGCGCTTCTGGGCGTCGATACCAATGCCGACCGCCGCGAGATCGTGGAGGCACACCGCCGCCGCATCACCGCCGTCCACCCCGACCGCGGAGGGAGCAACGAACAGGTCCACGAGGCCAACGCCGCGCGTGATGTCCTGCTTGCCCAGTTGCCGATCGACGGGTGA
- a CDS encoding division plane positioning ATPase MipZ yields MTAHRIVFANEKGGTGKSTTAVHVAIALAYQGAKVAAIDLDHRQRTLYRYLENRVETERRREISLPGARFAVYDGDDLGELDDLAEQIAEGYDFLVFDTPGRDDVFARHVATTADTLVTPLNDSFVDFDLLGQVESETFKVKRLSFYAEVMWEARKKRGLKTIAEGRRELDWVVVRNRVQHVEARNMRRIDGALQELSKRAGFRIAGGLSERVIFRELFPSGLTLLDKGYLGDLGTSHLVARQEVRGLVAGLNLPKLVRAEDEPALTAAAR; encoded by the coding sequence GTGACAGCGCATCGTATCGTCTTCGCCAATGAGAAGGGCGGCACCGGCAAGTCCACGACTGCCGTTCATGTCGCCATTGCGCTCGCCTATCAAGGAGCCAAGGTCGCGGCGATCGACCTCGACCACCGGCAGCGGACCTTGTACCGCTACCTCGAAAACCGCGTGGAGACAGAGCGTCGCCGCGAAATATCGCTGCCCGGCGCCCGCTTCGCGGTCTACGACGGCGACGATCTGGGCGAACTCGACGATCTCGCCGAGCAGATCGCCGAAGGCTACGATTTCCTCGTTTTCGACACGCCCGGCCGCGATGACGTTTTCGCCCGCCATGTTGCCACCACGGCCGACACGCTGGTGACCCCGCTGAACGACAGCTTCGTCGACTTCGACCTTCTCGGTCAGGTCGAGAGCGAGACCTTCAAGGTCAAGCGCCTCTCGTTCTACGCCGAGGTCATGTGGGAAGCGCGCAAGAAGCGCGGCCTCAAGACCATCGCCGAAGGGCGGCGCGAGCTTGACTGGGTGGTGGTGCGCAACCGCGTCCAGCACGTCGAGGCACGCAACATGCGCCGCATCGACGGCGCACTTCAGGAACTGTCGAAGCGCGCGGGCTTCCGCATCGCCGGCGGCCTGTCCGAGCGCGTGATTTTCCGCGAACTGTTCCCCTCGGGGCTGACCCTGCTCGACAAGGGCTATCTGGGGGATCTGGGCACCAGCCACCTCGTCGCCCGGCAGGAGGTACGCGGACTTGTTGCCGGGCTTAACCTGCCCAAGCTGGTTCGCGCCGAGGATGAACCCGCGCTCACTGCTGCTGCCCGATGA
- the panC gene encoding pantoate--beta-alanine ligase: MQIIHTLDPLRRAIEQLRTAGPVALVPTMGALHEGHLTLVREARKHAQSVVVSIFVNPLQFGAGEDLDAYPRQLERDAGLLRAEGVDVLWAPTVEAMYPAGFASNVSVAGVSEGLCGAARPGHFDGVATVVGKLFNQVLPDIALFGQKDWQQLAVIRRMARDLDLTRPAADSILGVETVREADGLALSSRNAYLSPQQRSAAVALPAAMRAAIAGIEAGAKVPATLAKLEADILAGGFHTVDYAELREAGDLALLDARADTPMRLLVAARIGTTRLIDNMAVAPANN, encoded by the coding sequence ATGCAAATCATCCACACCCTTGATCCACTGCGCCGTGCAATCGAGCAACTGCGCACAGCCGGTCCGGTAGCCTTGGTGCCCACGATGGGCGCGCTCCATGAAGGGCATCTGACACTCGTGCGAGAGGCGCGCAAACATGCGCAAAGCGTGGTCGTCTCGATCTTCGTGAACCCCTTGCAGTTCGGCGCGGGCGAAGACCTCGACGCCTATCCGCGCCAGCTTGAGCGCGATGCCGGCCTGCTCAGGGCAGAGGGCGTGGACGTGCTGTGGGCGCCCACGGTTGAGGCGATGTACCCGGCCGGATTTGCCTCCAACGTTTCTGTCGCCGGGGTGAGCGAGGGGCTGTGCGGCGCGGCGCGGCCCGGCCACTTCGACGGCGTCGCCACGGTCGTGGGGAAACTGTTCAACCAAGTCCTGCCCGATATCGCGCTGTTCGGCCAGAAGGACTGGCAGCAGTTGGCTGTGATCCGCCGCATGGCGCGCGACCTCGACCTTACACGCCCGGCGGCGGACAGCATCCTGGGCGTCGAGACGGTGCGTGAAGCAGACGGCCTCGCGCTGTCATCGCGCAATGCCTACCTCTCGCCGCAGCAGCGCTCCGCCGCGGTCGCCCTTCCCGCCGCCATGCGCGCCGCCATCGCCGGGATCGAAGCCGGGGCTAAGGTGCCGGCCACGCTGGCAAAACTGGAGGCCGATATCCTTGCCGGCGGCTTCCACACGGTCGATTACGCCGAGCTTCGCGAGGCGGGCGACCTGGCACTGCTGGATGCACGCGCCGACACGCCGATGCGCCTGCTGGTCGCGGCGCGGATCGGCACGACCCGCCTTATAGACAATATGGCCGTCGCTCCCGCCAACAATTGA
- a CDS encoding CsgG/HfaB family protein, whose translation MKTSVCALAALAISLTATPGLAADRSSARKQQETRTQSIPMCTKKLGSVAIVEPDNQWWRELSLGSPEAILRVFVQKSGCFTLVNRGRSLENSAMERALAAQGELQKGSNIGKGQIKAADYFLQPDIVSTNNNSGGGGLGGVLGGVGGMFGRGIGAIAGGLNVKKGEANVTLSIVNSRTTVEEALTEGYARKSDVSFGGGGAGFFGGTFGGVGGGGYQNTQIGQIIVLAYLDAYTKLVTDLGGLPVDASAAAPRAN comes from the coding sequence ATGAAGACCTCTGTCTGCGCGCTTGCCGCGCTCGCCATTTCTCTGACCGCAACGCCTGGCCTCGCTGCCGACAGGTCTTCTGCCCGCAAGCAGCAGGAAACCCGCACCCAGAGCATTCCGATGTGCACCAAGAAGCTGGGCAGCGTCGCCATCGTCGAGCCCGACAACCAGTGGTGGCGCGAACTGAGCCTGGGCAGTCCTGAGGCAATCCTGCGCGTCTTCGTCCAGAAGTCCGGCTGCTTCACCTTGGTCAATCGCGGCCGCAGCCTTGAAAACAGCGCAATGGAACGCGCCTTGGCAGCGCAGGGCGAACTGCAGAAGGGCTCGAACATCGGAAAGGGCCAGATCAAGGCGGCGGACTACTTCCTGCAGCCCGACATAGTCTCGACCAACAACAATTCCGGCGGCGGCGGCCTTGGCGGCGTGCTGGGCGGCGTGGGTGGCATGTTCGGACGCGGCATCGGCGCCATCGCCGGCGGCCTCAACGTCAAGAAGGGCGAGGCCAACGTCACCCTCTCGATCGTCAATTCGCGCACCACGGTCGAAGAAGCCCTGACCGAGGGCTACGCGCGCAAGTCCGACGTCAGCTTCGGCGGCGGCGGTGCGGGCTTCTTCGGCGGTACTTTCGGCGGCGTCGGTGGCGGTGGCTACCAGAATACCCAGATCGGCCAGATCATCGTGCTCGCCTATCTGGATGCCTATACAAAGCTGGTCACCGATCTCGGCGGCCTGCCGGTAGACGCCTCCGCAGCCGCGCCCCGGGCCAACTGA
- a CDS encoding LysR family transcriptional regulator — translation MPDPLDSLAALRAFVAAADMRSFKIAGQMLGVSSSAIGKAIARLEAQLSVTLFHRTTRTISLTEPGGLFLVRARRMLDELREGEIELAEVAGSPRGRLRVALPLAGNLLTKGLAAFVADNPLVDLDLDYSDRLVDIVEEGFDVAIRTGDTGDSRLLHKTLCRFGWKLVAAPAYLEKHGHPTAAEDLSSHTCLRQRFSSGRLVAWPLPSAPGVDVPVGLVSSLIDPLLDLTLAGAGIASFPEFLVRDALHAGTLVPILEGQQSMEGVMTILWPASRFRVPKVRAFVDCIARHIDM, via the coding sequence ATGCCGGACCCCCTCGACAGCCTTGCCGCGCTACGCGCTTTCGTTGCCGCCGCAGACATGCGCAGCTTCAAGATCGCGGGCCAGATGCTCGGCGTTTCGTCCTCGGCGATTGGCAAGGCGATTGCCCGGCTGGAGGCGCAATTGTCCGTCACGCTGTTTCATCGCACGACGCGCACCATTTCGTTGACCGAGCCCGGCGGCCTCTTCCTCGTGCGTGCACGGCGGATGCTGGACGAACTTCGCGAGGGGGAGATAGAACTCGCCGAGGTGGCTGGCAGCCCTCGCGGCCGGCTACGCGTGGCTTTGCCCCTGGCCGGAAATCTGTTGACCAAAGGGCTCGCGGCCTTCGTCGCGGACAATCCCCTGGTCGATCTCGACCTCGACTATAGCGACCGCCTCGTCGACATCGTCGAGGAAGGCTTCGACGTTGCGATCCGCACCGGCGACACGGGTGATTCCCGGCTCCTGCACAAGACGCTGTGCCGGTTCGGCTGGAAACTTGTCGCCGCTCCGGCCTATCTCGAAAAGCATGGCCATCCGACGGCAGCCGAAGATTTGTCGAGCCATACCTGCCTGCGACAAAGGTTCTCGTCCGGTCGCCTGGTGGCGTGGCCGCTGCCATCCGCGCCCGGGGTGGACGTGCCGGTCGGACTGGTGAGCAGTCTGATCGATCCGCTGCTCGACCTGACCCTTGCGGGGGCGGGAATTGCGTCGTTTCCCGAATTTCTCGTGCGCGACGCGCTGCACGCCGGCACGCTTGTTCCCATCCTCGAAGGGCAGCAGAGCATGGAAGGGGTTATGACGATCCTGTGGCCCGCCAGTCGCTTCCGCGTGCCGAAGGTCCGAGCTTTCGTGGATTGCATCGCCAGGCACATCGACATGTGA
- a CDS encoding alkene reductase: MTDLFTSFDLSGLPLANRVVMAPMTRSRAPDDVATETIALYYAQRATAGLIVSEGTPISREGQGYLFNPGIFTPEQIAGWRLTTQSVHAVGGRIFAQIWHVGRVSHPSIQANGEAPVSGSSKTAQGATAFGYDEDGKPGFVAASAPRQLTTEEVSRVAEDFAQAAANAVDAGFDGVEIHGANGYLLEQFLNPAVNDRSDHYASDTMENRLRFALEVVDATIARVGRERVAIRLSPFGQLFDMAHYDEIEETYTALVAALGERRIAYVHVMDQSGFGMGDAKGESVSAKIQRLLRVFRGSLPATAIILAGGMTRERADTLIADGTIDLAGFGQPFISNPDLVARLRDELPLTAPDKNTYYGGGAQGFIDYPPYASA, translated from the coding sequence TTGACCGACCTCTTCACCTCCTTCGACTTGTCCGGCTTGCCGCTCGCCAACCGGGTCGTCATGGCCCCCATGACCCGCTCGCGCGCGCCCGACGACGTCGCCACCGAGACGATCGCGCTCTATTACGCGCAGCGCGCGACGGCCGGGCTGATCGTCAGCGAAGGCACGCCGATCTCGCGGGAGGGACAAGGCTATCTGTTCAACCCCGGCATCTTCACGCCCGAGCAGATTGCCGGCTGGCGCCTGACGACCCAGTCGGTTCACGCGGTCGGTGGGCGCATCTTCGCGCAGATCTGGCATGTCGGGCGCGTTTCGCATCCATCGATCCAGGCCAATGGCGAGGCGCCTGTCAGCGGCAGCTCGAAAACGGCGCAGGGCGCCACCGCGTTCGGCTATGACGAGGACGGCAAGCCCGGCTTCGTCGCGGCATCCGCCCCGCGCCAGCTAACCACCGAAGAGGTATCGCGCGTAGCCGAGGATTTTGCGCAAGCGGCCGCCAATGCGGTCGACGCGGGCTTTGACGGCGTCGAGATCCACGGCGCCAATGGCTATCTCCTCGAGCAGTTCCTCAACCCCGCCGTCAACGATCGCAGCGACCACTACGCCTCCGATACGATGGAAAACCGGCTGCGCTTCGCGCTCGAGGTCGTGGATGCAACGATCGCGCGGGTCGGCCGGGAGCGTGTTGCGATCCGGCTGTCACCCTTCGGGCAGCTGTTCGACATGGCGCACTATGACGAGATCGAGGAGACCTACACCGCGCTGGTCGCCGCGCTTGGTGAGCGCCGCATCGCTTATGTTCACGTGATGGATCAGTCCGGCTTCGGCATGGGCGATGCCAAGGGCGAGTCCGTTTCGGCGAAGATCCAACGGCTGCTCCGCGTCTTCCGTGGGAGCTTGCCTGCCACCGCGATCATCCTCGCCGGCGGCATGACGCGGGAACGCGCGGACACCCTGATCGCGGACGGGACGATTGATCTCGCCGGCTTCGGTCAGCCGTTCATCTCCAACCCCGATCTGGTCGCCCGCCTGCGTGACGAGTTGCCGCTGACGGCGCCCGACAAGAACACTTATTACGGCGGCGGCGCGCAAGGGTTCATCGACTATCCGCCATACGCCTCCGCGTGA
- a CDS encoding nuclear transport factor 2 family protein, whose protein sequence is MTDPLQALLDKEAIRDLRTLYSHYLDGNDVDALDQVFTPDAVVEVTVGVMHGIEEIQAGLKAAFALYDRDGKGRYPFLHAVANHWIRATGPDTAEGRCYLLDFETASKPDPNPLLLLGLYADEYKRIGGEWRISHSRLEVVWPEQDAGERMGTPDR, encoded by the coding sequence ATGACCGACCCGCTTCAGGCGCTCCTCGACAAGGAAGCGATCCGCGACCTGCGGACGCTGTATTCGCACTATCTCGACGGTAACGATGTCGACGCCCTCGACCAGGTCTTCACGCCCGACGCAGTCGTGGAAGTGACCGTTGGTGTCATGCACGGGATCGAGGAGATCCAAGCGGGCTTAAAAGCTGCGTTCGCGCTGTATGATCGAGATGGCAAAGGGCGCTACCCGTTCCTCCACGCAGTCGCCAATCACTGGATTCGAGCCACCGGGCCGGATACCGCAGAAGGACGTTGTTATCTCCTCGACTTCGAAACCGCGTCAAAGCCCGATCCCAACCCTCTATTGCTGCTTGGCCTCTATGCAGACGAGTACAAACGCATCGGCGGCGAATGGCGTATCAGCCATTCCCGATTGGAGGTTGTCTGGCCCGAGCAGGACGCTGGCGAGCGCATGGGCACACCTGACCGCTGA
- a CDS encoding recombinase family protein: MAKRVAIYTRVSTSDGKQTTDNQLRDLHAAAERMGWEIVGHYTDEGISGARGREKRPGLDALLKGVTRREFDMIAAWSVCRLGRSLQHLVSMLADLDARGVDLYLHVQALDTSTPSGRALYGMLSVFSEYERAMISERVRAGLARSDKKGGRPALDPDKVERIKRSLNRGISINATAKKLRVGVGTVHRLKTKMAEAA, encoded by the coding sequence ATGGCGAAGCGAGTGGCGATCTATACGCGGGTCTCGACCTCGGACGGCAAGCAGACCACGGATAATCAGCTTCGAGACCTCCACGCCGCTGCCGAGCGCATGGGCTGGGAGATCGTCGGCCACTACACCGACGAAGGCATCTCGGGCGCACGCGGGCGTGAGAAGCGGCCCGGTCTTGACGCCCTTCTCAAGGGCGTCACCCGACGCGAGTTCGACATGATCGCGGCGTGGTCGGTATGCAGGCTTGGAAGGAGCCTTCAGCATCTGGTCTCCATGCTCGCTGACCTCGACGCGCGCGGCGTCGATCTCTACCTTCACGTCCAAGCACTCGACACTTCAACACCATCTGGCCGTGCCCTGTACGGAATGCTCAGCGTGTTCAGCGAGTATGAGCGGGCCATGATCTCAGAACGCGTGCGCGCAGGTCTTGCCCGTTCTGACAAGAAGGGTGGCCGTCCCGCGCTCGACCCAGACAAGGTCGAACGGATCAAGCGATCCCTCAACCGGGGGATCAGCATCAATGCGACCGCCAAGAAGCTGCGCGTCGGGGTCGGGACTGTCCATCGCCTCAAGACCAAGATGGCCGAAGCTGCCTGA
- a CDS encoding class I SAM-dependent DNA methyltransferase codes for MRKLTQSELERHLWGAADILRGTVDAGDYKQYIFGLLFFKRLCDVWDEEFETLLAETGDQMEAADPDEHRFHVPSEHRWDAVRQQSTQIGQRLNNALAAIEDANLRLRGVFGDVDFANQDRFSDALLEKLLGHFEKYRLRNADVPADMLGDAYLYLIKMFAEGAGKKGGEFYTPRQIVRLMVEIIDPRPGMSVYDPTCGSAGMLLETVQYLKDRGEDARSLSLYGQEKNFATWGIAEINLFLHDVDDAFIAKGDTILSPKRYDPKAREFVEGIGAYDRVLANPPFSEKVWGYEVWQNGDPFGRDDYGCPPKGYGDLAFVQHMLASLKDGGMLAVVVPHGVLFRGGAEGRIREAMLVADVIEAVVGLAPNLFYGAGIPAALLICRKKKPVERRGKVLVVNGDATYRPGKAQNFLTETHVKALADAVHGFADIDKLARVVPVNEIAANAYNLNISRYVQTGADAEAVDVAAEVAKLQDLIAKRNDAETVMFSHLRRLGYVE; via the coding sequence ATGCGGAAATTGACACAGAGCGAACTGGAGCGACATCTCTGGGGCGCGGCAGACATCCTGCGCGGCACCGTCGATGCAGGCGACTACAAGCAGTACATCTTCGGCCTTCTCTTTTTCAAACGCCTCTGTGATGTCTGGGACGAAGAGTTCGAGACCCTGCTCGCGGAGACCGGCGACCAGATGGAAGCTGCCGACCCCGACGAGCACCGCTTCCACGTACCATCCGAGCATCGCTGGGATGCCGTAAGACAGCAATCCACGCAGATCGGACAGCGGCTGAACAATGCGCTAGCGGCCATCGAAGACGCAAACCTGCGTCTGCGGGGGGTCTTCGGGGATGTGGACTTCGCCAATCAGGACCGCTTCTCCGATGCCTTGCTGGAAAAGCTGCTAGGTCATTTTGAGAAGTACCGCCTTCGCAACGCGGATGTGCCAGCCGACATGCTCGGCGACGCCTACCTCTATCTCATCAAGATGTTCGCCGAGGGCGCGGGCAAGAAGGGCGGCGAGTTCTACACGCCGCGCCAGATCGTCCGGCTTATGGTCGAGATCATCGACCCGCGCCCCGGAATGTCGGTCTACGATCCCACCTGCGGGTCGGCGGGCATGTTGCTGGAGACGGTGCAGTATCTGAAAGACCGGGGCGAGGATGCCCGCAGCCTTTCGCTTTATGGGCAGGAGAAGAACTTCGCGACGTGGGGCATCGCCGAGATCAACCTGTTCCTGCACGACGTAGACGACGCCTTCATCGCCAAGGGCGATACGATCCTCTCGCCTAAGCGGTATGACCCCAAGGCCCGCGAGTTTGTCGAGGGCATCGGTGCCTACGACCGCGTGCTCGCCAACCCACCCTTCTCGGAGAAGGTGTGGGGCTACGAGGTGTGGCAGAACGGCGATCCGTTCGGGCGCGACGACTATGGCTGTCCGCCCAAGGGCTATGGTGATCTTGCGTTCGTGCAGCATATGCTTGCCAGCCTCAAGGATGGCGGAATGCTGGCAGTGGTGGTGCCGCATGGCGTGTTGTTCCGTGGCGGGGCCGAAGGCCGCATCAGGGAAGCTATGCTGGTTGCTGACGTGATCGAGGCGGTGGTCGGCCTTGCGCCCAATCTGTTCTATGGAGCGGGCATCCCTGCCGCGCTGCTGATCTGCCGAAAGAAGAAGCCGGTCGAGCGGCGCGGCAAGGTGCTCGTCGTCAATGGCGATGCCACTTATCGGCCCGGCAAGGCACAGAACTTCCTGACCGAGACCCACGTGAAGGCGCTGGCCGATGCGGTGCATGGCTTTGCCGACATCGACAAGCTGGCCCGCGTGGTGCCGGTGAACGAGATCGCTGCTAACGCCTACAACCTCAACATCAGCCGCTATGTGCAGACCGGCGCGGATGCCGAGGCAGTTGATGTCGCGGCCGAGGTGGCCAAGCTGCAAGACCTGATTGCCAAGCGCAATGACGCCGAGACCGTGATGTTCAGCCACCTGCGGAGGCTCGGCTATGTCGAGTGA